From one Luteipulveratus mongoliensis genomic stretch:
- a CDS encoding KAP family NTPase, with protein MTDAVWTDDALLSGEEDTLGRLPYAQRAAELIHSTQSFRSSAVFGLSGPWGSGKTSLVNMIVEELQTAHREWAVARFTPWATSDISGLLGEFYAALAEALPRKRGKNVRRALSITAAVAAPAANVIPVAGGAASAGVKMAADALTKAPSWQSAFDKAAHKLKELKLPILVVVDDIDRLHSDELMALLKVVRLLGRFDGVQYLLAYDDETLYRSMSASSTVSPHDGTAERFMEKIVQYPLFVPPILRHQQLARLNAGFGRVLRQYSEDDPSYRVSGLIDCFLALLTTPRAIDRYIAQLHHHIPLLPPDEVDDEDVQVLTLVRVSFPSLFNALPMFRDRLISGHIGEIKSTGSPLEYEPFDINALLELVPLGKRDVARELLTSLFPKLHVEGQIATHASPRRQSIQHEEYFDRYFAMGILDHDISDADVQAAVTSAAAGEPADLTKLLLETTGDRRGLVLSKGANPDHHPTMGAGRIQLSKALASIANHLPSEDALPFSHLDQVLIWIADLLAELPKDTASQDLGVVIDQLADAALQIRAWKRVGSAVRRTHQDDAPPWFNQTTARLVVSAATSVVEHLQGGDDAELRFGVGYQIHFVLRHDPDLLRTPVRELLDAKEISLSVLASRIVSVRTILGTKPDWQLSPDFDQETFNQIAPPGDDPWYHEPAESNVDIRDLSWANRRRFVTGKVDPPPAST; from the coding sequence ATGACTGATGCGGTATGGACCGATGATGCTCTCCTCTCTGGGGAAGAGGACACGTTGGGCCGGCTCCCATACGCGCAACGCGCCGCCGAGCTGATCCACTCGACGCAGTCATTTAGGTCGAGTGCAGTGTTCGGTCTGAGCGGCCCGTGGGGAAGCGGCAAGACCTCGCTGGTGAACATGATCGTCGAGGAACTTCAGACGGCCCATCGTGAGTGGGCGGTTGCCCGATTTACGCCCTGGGCGACCAGCGACATCTCAGGGCTCCTTGGGGAGTTCTACGCTGCGCTGGCCGAGGCACTGCCGCGGAAGAGGGGAAAGAACGTTCGGCGCGCGCTCTCCATCACAGCCGCAGTGGCCGCTCCTGCGGCCAACGTTATCCCTGTCGCGGGGGGCGCAGCCTCTGCGGGCGTCAAGATGGCCGCCGACGCCTTGACAAAGGCCCCATCGTGGCAGTCGGCCTTCGACAAGGCGGCTCACAAGTTGAAGGAGCTCAAGCTGCCGATCCTGGTGGTGGTCGATGACATCGATCGCCTTCACAGCGATGAGCTCATGGCGTTGCTAAAAGTTGTCCGCCTCCTGGGGCGCTTCGATGGGGTTCAGTACCTACTGGCCTACGACGACGAGACGCTCTACCGGAGCATGTCCGCCTCGAGCACGGTGAGTCCTCACGATGGGACCGCCGAACGCTTCATGGAGAAGATCGTGCAGTATCCGCTCTTCGTGCCGCCGATCCTGCGACACCAGCAACTCGCGCGACTTAATGCCGGATTCGGGCGGGTGTTGCGTCAGTACAGCGAAGACGATCCGAGCTATCGGGTCAGCGGTCTCATCGACTGCTTCCTTGCGCTCCTCACCACACCTCGGGCGATCGACCGCTACATCGCCCAGCTGCATCACCACATCCCGCTCCTACCGCCGGACGAGGTGGACGACGAGGACGTGCAGGTCCTGACCCTGGTCCGCGTCAGTTTCCCATCCTTGTTCAACGCCCTCCCGATGTTTAGGGACAGACTCATCTCGGGTCACATCGGCGAGATAAAGTCCACAGGGAGCCCCCTAGAGTACGAGCCTTTCGACATCAATGCTCTCCTTGAGCTCGTACCGCTGGGCAAGCGGGACGTCGCTCGAGAGCTATTGACCTCGTTGTTCCCGAAGCTGCACGTCGAGGGGCAGATCGCTACGCACGCAAGCCCGCGGCGGCAGAGCATCCAGCACGAGGAATACTTCGACCGGTACTTTGCGATGGGCATCCTCGACCACGACATCAGTGATGCGGACGTTCAGGCAGCCGTAACCTCAGCGGCTGCTGGCGAGCCCGCCGACCTGACCAAACTCCTCCTCGAGACGACAGGCGACCGACGTGGCTTAGTTTTGAGCAAGGGAGCCAACCCTGACCATCATCCGACAATGGGTGCGGGCCGAATTCAACTTTCCAAAGCACTCGCGTCGATAGCGAACCACCTTCCGTCCGAGGACGCTCTTCCGTTCAGTCACCTCGATCAGGTGCTCATCTGGATCGCAGACCTTCTGGCCGAACTGCCAAAGGACACTGCATCACAGGACCTCGGGGTCGTGATTGACCAACTTGCGGACGCGGCACTACAGATTCGGGCCTGGAAGCGAGTCGGGAGCGCCGTCAGGCGGACCCACCAGGATGATGCGCCGCCGTGGTTCAACCAGACGACGGCTCGGCTTGTCGTGAGCGCCGCCACGAGCGTCGTTGAGCATCTTCAGGGCGGGGATGACGCAGAGCTGCGATTTGGAGTCGGCTACCAGATCCACTTCGTGCTGCGTCACGATCCTGACCTCCTCCGCACACCCGTCCGCGAGCTGCTTGACGCGAAGGAGATCTCGTTGTCCGTGTTGGCTTCACGGATCGTCTCCGTCCGCACCATTCTCGGCACGAAACCCGACTGGCAGCTGTCTCCCGACTTCGATCAAGAGACTTTCAACCAGATCGCACCCCCAGGCGACGACCCCTGGTATCACGAGCCAGCGGAGAGCAATGTGGACATCAGGGACCTCAGTTGGGCAAACCGACGCAGGTTCGTGACAGGAAAGGTGGACCCACCGCCGGCCTCCACTTAG
- a CDS encoding AAA family ATPase: MGGVDAAPLPGEARSLPEFVAALRQLKVWQGDPSVRELARRITSRRRDRARRAGTHGWQTIGPSTVGNCFNVRRRRLDLDLLGELLSALDLDPAEAVQWTTRARQLQAAAADRLEALPQARPASPRPGLLIRTDAVGTVAASARAIVTGLPGVGKTTVALAAGRQILEARHAPPVSLLYMAVPDEADSIGATTMLAELLRSSTGEPSSTGTLRRRTVRDLVEMLVNALGERPAVLVLDNVTGTDQIRWVSQLPTTIPVIVTSRRRLRPAGFEAIHLEPLDGHASTALLQALVEDSHQPDGSTDSCSGRHGQRTTSDLAELAVLSGGLPLTLAAIAAAVNDRANWTVTDHVERLRSVPTLLGVEDALSESYRRWPEVTRDLFGVIADWPAATVPTALTEVLDPRSTGDTEVLVAESILQPVDETSWAMHDLVAAFGRRRAVEDLPVSRRSEAWERAVAWYVQRLQAIAVAPTDGPHVDGRSPVEWWRAERTNMVSVADALAPRGMHHALVDFGEAAVSAGERFGDYDLVLRVTTAAGRSARALGHTEREAGLCCGQAQLHRRLGHVTQARRDVRRGLRLLEEDPSDTPTRARLQLFAGVVEFTSQRYSAARRHLTAAQRTFEAVGDKAGRMRSLANLGIVEKETGNLAAAAHAYRRAIALIDDDDAISRARLLGNLGELEIERLDLDAAVDALSSSAALNEDHGALHDQGVALAGLAWAHALRDDHTAAIETLRAAYTLAEDIGDDLLTSTIECRGGDVQRVIGNHVAAKEAYERAIHQCQQLDADYTRYRAREGLAMLGLEASDPLARTALLDLLDTYQRLGLSDVDRVRRALIQDHPAMERM, translated from the coding sequence GTGGGGGGCGTCGACGCTGCACCGCTGCCGGGAGAGGCCAGGAGTCTGCCGGAGTTTGTCGCTGCCCTGCGTCAGCTGAAGGTCTGGCAGGGAGATCCGTCGGTTCGGGAGCTGGCGCGCCGGATCACAAGTCGTCGGCGGGATCGGGCGCGCCGTGCCGGGACTCACGGCTGGCAGACGATTGGACCGAGCACCGTCGGGAACTGTTTCAACGTTCGTCGCCGTCGGCTTGACCTAGATCTACTTGGTGAGCTGTTGAGCGCGCTTGACCTGGACCCGGCCGAGGCCGTCCAGTGGACTACGCGAGCTCGTCAGCTGCAAGCCGCTGCTGCCGACCGGCTAGAAGCTCTGCCGCAGGCTCGTCCTGCTTCACCTCGTCCAGGGCTGCTGATCAGAACTGATGCCGTTGGCACAGTCGCTGCGTCCGCCCGAGCCATCGTTACAGGGCTCCCAGGTGTCGGCAAAACCACCGTGGCGTTGGCGGCTGGCAGACAGATACTCGAAGCCCGACACGCACCCCCGGTGTCATTGCTCTATATGGCGGTCCCGGACGAGGCGGACTCGATCGGTGCGACCACCATGTTGGCAGAGCTGCTGCGCTCCAGCACTGGAGAGCCCTCCTCCACGGGGACACTCCGACGACGCACGGTTCGGGACCTTGTCGAGATGCTGGTGAACGCGCTCGGCGAGCGCCCGGCGGTCCTGGTACTGGACAACGTGACGGGCACTGATCAGATCCGCTGGGTGAGTCAGCTCCCGACCACCATTCCGGTGATCGTGACGTCCCGCCGACGCCTACGACCTGCGGGCTTCGAGGCGATTCATCTCGAGCCCCTTGATGGGCACGCCAGCACGGCGCTGCTTCAGGCCCTGGTTGAGGACTCACACCAGCCGGATGGCTCGACCGACAGTTGTTCGGGCCGCCATGGCCAGCGGACCACGTCGGACCTCGCCGAGCTTGCCGTCCTCAGTGGCGGTCTGCCCTTGACGCTGGCTGCGATCGCCGCCGCCGTGAACGACCGCGCTAACTGGACAGTGACCGATCATGTGGAACGGCTCAGATCCGTACCGACGCTCCTCGGGGTGGAGGATGCTCTGAGCGAGTCCTATCGGCGTTGGCCCGAGGTCACCAGAGATCTGTTCGGCGTCATAGCGGACTGGCCAGCCGCGACCGTTCCAACAGCGCTGACCGAGGTGCTGGATCCTCGGTCGACTGGGGATACCGAGGTTCTTGTCGCCGAGAGCATCCTGCAACCTGTCGACGAAACGTCATGGGCGATGCACGATCTCGTCGCCGCGTTCGGCCGACGGCGCGCCGTGGAGGACCTGCCTGTCAGCAGACGATCCGAAGCCTGGGAACGTGCCGTGGCCTGGTACGTCCAGCGATTACAAGCCATAGCCGTGGCTCCTACTGATGGTCCGCATGTTGACGGAAGATCCCCTGTGGAGTGGTGGCGCGCCGAACGTACGAACATGGTGAGCGTCGCGGACGCGTTGGCCCCACGAGGCATGCATCATGCTCTGGTCGACTTCGGCGAGGCGGCTGTTTCGGCGGGCGAGCGCTTCGGCGACTACGACCTGGTGCTGCGGGTCACGACCGCCGCGGGCCGATCCGCCCGCGCTCTTGGGCATACCGAACGAGAAGCCGGTCTGTGCTGCGGTCAGGCTCAGCTGCACCGCCGGCTGGGGCATGTCACTCAAGCGCGACGAGACGTGCGCCGTGGGCTACGCCTGTTGGAGGAGGATCCATCCGATACCCCGACTCGGGCACGGCTGCAGCTCTTCGCAGGAGTCGTTGAGTTCACGTCACAGCGGTACTCAGCCGCACGCCGCCACCTGACGGCTGCGCAACGCACCTTCGAAGCGGTCGGAGACAAGGCGGGGCGCATGCGGTCTCTGGCCAATCTCGGCATCGTTGAGAAGGAGACCGGCAACCTCGCCGCAGCTGCGCATGCATACCGACGGGCAATCGCACTGATCGATGACGACGACGCCATCTCACGCGCCAGACTGCTCGGAAATCTTGGAGAACTCGAGATCGAGCGACTGGACCTCGACGCCGCCGTCGACGCTCTCTCCAGCTCCGCCGCACTCAACGAGGACCACGGCGCCCTCCACGACCAGGGAGTCGCGCTGGCCGGACTCGCCTGGGCGCACGCCTTGCGTGACGATCACACTGCTGCCATCGAGACCTTGCGGGCCGCGTACACGCTCGCCGAAGACATCGGGGATGACCTTCTGACATCAACCATCGAGTGCCGTGGAGGCGACGTGCAGCGGGTCATCGGTAACCACGTCGCGGCGAAGGAAGCCTACGAACGAGCCATCCACCAGTGCCAACAGCTCGACGCCGACTACACCCGCTACCGCGCCAGGGAAGGACTCGCGATGCTCGGCCTCGAAGCAAGCGACCCTCTCGCCCGGACAGCGCTCCTTGACCTGCTCGACACCTATCAACGCCTCGGCCTCTCTGACGTCGACAGAGTGCGCCGCGCACTCATCCAAGACCACCCAGCAATGGAGCGGATGTAG
- a CDS encoding nucleoside monophosphate kinase — protein sequence MTWQPSALTIVGRPGAGKGTLAAALVSADATFRIVSTGAIARRGRRDQRMEAGGLADESFIRSQVRMEMNRLANRHLIPLLDGFPRTVEQLAYLDTLLAPEQYRLVAVHIDAPKSVCLERISRRRAASVAATSGSPRHDDANDAAVKRMEMFDSVTSDLIVELTNSRTTVTIDGNQPESSVFAQAANGIARLKASRN from the coding sequence ATGACTTGGCAACCGAGCGCACTCACAATTGTGGGCAGACCAGGCGCAGGCAAAGGCACACTCGCAGCTGCTCTTGTCTCGGCAGACGCAACGTTCCGAATCGTGAGCACTGGAGCAATCGCGCGACGGGGTCGACGTGATCAAAGGATGGAGGCCGGTGGGCTGGCCGACGAGTCCTTCATTCGATCCCAGGTCAGAATGGAGATGAACCGACTTGCCAATCGTCACTTGATTCCGTTGCTCGATGGATTTCCACGGACTGTCGAGCAACTCGCCTACTTGGACACCCTTCTGGCTCCCGAACAATATCGTCTCGTCGCGGTACACATCGACGCCCCGAAGTCGGTATGTCTTGAGCGCATCTCGAGACGACGGGCCGCATCGGTCGCCGCGACATCCGGCAGCCCGAGGCATGATGACGCTAATGACGCCGCCGTCAAACGTATGGAGATGTTTGACAGTGTTACGTCAGACCTGATAGTCGAGCTGACCAATTCGCGTACGACCGTGACCATTGATGGCAATCAACCGGAGAGCTCCGTTTTCGCACAGGCAGCGAATGGAATTGCTCGGCTTAAGGCCAGTAGGAATTGA
- a CDS encoding helix-turn-helix domain-containing protein, whose translation MPAAEGKPPLSPATAEFGARVRARRHELGLSQEALADRGELHWTFVGQVERGQRNLSLHNILKIAAALGVDPGELVSGLG comes from the coding sequence GTGCCCGCCGCAGAAGGAAAGCCGCCCCTGTCGCCCGCGACCGCCGAGTTCGGCGCGCGCGTCCGTGCACGGCGTCATGAGCTCGGGCTCAGCCAGGAGGCCCTCGCCGACCGCGGCGAGCTGCACTGGACCTTCGTCGGCCAGGTGGAGCGCGGCCAGCGCAACCTCTCGCTGCACAACATCTTGAAGATCGCTGCGGCGCTCGGCGTCGACCCGGGCGAGTTGGTCAGCGGGCTTGGATAG
- a CDS encoding DUF1990 family protein, translated as MPLSYERRVGEWPDLPGRRTFRRARLIGRDDLTAAAGALMSWRVHEAAGLRIEPSTATVAMGSVVRLSLRIGRLAVKAPCRVVEKIEDADRVGFAYGTLLGHPESGEELFLLERTERGVTFTVAASSRPSSILARVGGPVTHGVQQLVTSRYLRAFDRLPHQ; from the coding sequence TTGCCGCTGTCGTATGAACGTCGGGTCGGGGAGTGGCCTGACCTCCCGGGTCGGCGCACGTTTCGCCGGGCTCGGCTCATCGGGCGTGACGACTTGACTGCGGCGGCTGGGGCGTTGATGTCGTGGCGCGTGCACGAAGCGGCCGGGCTGCGCATCGAGCCATCGACTGCGACGGTCGCGATGGGCTCGGTGGTGCGGTTGTCGCTCCGTATCGGACGGCTGGCGGTGAAGGCGCCGTGTCGTGTCGTCGAAAAGATCGAGGATGCCGATCGCGTCGGGTTCGCGTACGGCACGCTTCTCGGTCATCCGGAGTCGGGTGAAGAGCTCTTCCTGCTGGAGCGGACCGAGCGGGGCGTCACCTTCACGGTGGCCGCGTCCTCGCGACCGAGCTCGATACTCGCCCGCGTCGGCGGACCGGTCACGCATGGTGTTCAGCAGCTGGTGACGTCCCGCTACCTTCGCGCCTTCGACCGCCTCCCGCATCAGTGA
- a CDS encoding histone-like nucleoid-structuring protein Lsr2 has protein sequence MAQKVQVLLVDDVDGSEATETVTFGLDGVSYEIDLSAGNAASLRDGLSKWVEPARRTGGRRATGKAAAVAGRQDLNQVREWGRANGYTVSDRGRVSGELQQAYDKAQK, from the coding sequence ATGGCACAGAAGGTTCAAGTTTTGCTCGTCGATGATGTCGACGGCTCGGAGGCAACAGAGACAGTGACCTTTGGTCTCGATGGTGTGAGCTACGAGATTGACCTGTCCGCGGGCAACGCTGCCAGCCTTCGCGATGGTCTGAGCAAGTGGGTTGAGCCGGCCCGCCGTACGGGTGGCCGCCGAGCCACCGGCAAGGCCGCCGCGGTCGCCGGCCGTCAGGATCTCAACCAGGTCCGCGAGTGGGGCCGGGCAAACGGCTACACCGTGAGCGACCGGGGCCGCGTCTCGGGCGAGTTGCAGCAGGCGTACGACAAGGCGCAGAAGTAG
- a CDS encoding DUF6308 family protein, whose product MTTYPGITLTHSLLPENERDAVKLLGTYFAPLEPGQGYTGSQFDTWDPSGTAATNIDTFTADDLVALTFLSVDVPARAAIELLGRRRGEFSELLAAVGEDRDLADADEPLDAESAAHRLNRALREFQGIGPTVASKLMARKRPRLIPIYDKVINRHVLGGSGQQWEPMRQALRAEGCALQRRLLELRATAGLDETVSALRIFDVLAWMDGKAADKARPVTYPVASHTAT is encoded by the coding sequence ATGACGACGTATCCCGGCATTACGCTCACCCACAGCCTCCTCCCTGAAAACGAACGGGACGCGGTCAAGCTGCTTGGGACGTACTTCGCCCCACTTGAGCCTGGGCAGGGATATACGGGGAGCCAGTTCGATACCTGGGATCCGTCGGGGACAGCGGCCACCAATATCGACACCTTCACGGCCGACGACCTGGTGGCATTGACGTTCCTGTCCGTGGATGTCCCCGCACGTGCCGCCATTGAACTACTGGGTCGACGCCGCGGCGAGTTCTCGGAGCTACTCGCCGCTGTCGGCGAGGACCGTGACTTGGCCGATGCCGATGAGCCGCTGGATGCTGAGTCGGCTGCGCATCGTCTGAATCGGGCGCTCCGCGAGTTCCAAGGCATCGGTCCCACAGTTGCCAGCAAGCTCATGGCGCGCAAGCGTCCGCGGCTCATCCCGATCTACGACAAGGTGATCAACCGACACGTTCTGGGTGGTTCGGGCCAGCAGTGGGAGCCGATGCGGCAGGCACTTCGGGCCGAAGGTTGCGCACTCCAACGGCGGCTGCTTGAGCTGCGCGCCACCGCCGGGCTGGATGAGACGGTCAGTGCTCTGCGGATCTTCGACGTATTGGCATGGATGGACGGAAAGGCAGCCGATAAGGCAAGGCCGGTGACCTACCCCGTAGCGTCACACACGGCCACCTGA
- a CDS encoding ArsR/SmtB family transcription factor has product MTALDDSTVPVSQLLEHDGQSQRLAVVFAALSHPTRLRLLSWLALRGETRRSVLNHMFGDLSDHLKRLETVGFVIARRPPTGGAQVVTYRLADGALDHLASLISPRD; this is encoded by the coding sequence GTGACCGCTCTCGACGACAGCACAGTGCCGGTCTCTCAGTTGCTTGAGCACGACGGTCAGTCGCAGCGGCTCGCGGTCGTCTTCGCCGCCCTGTCGCACCCAACCCGCCTCCGGCTTCTGTCCTGGCTCGCGTTGCGTGGAGAGACTCGGCGCTCGGTGCTCAACCACATGTTTGGCGACCTGTCCGACCACCTGAAGCGACTTGAGACGGTTGGGTTTGTCATCGCGCGACGGCCACCTACGGGTGGGGCGCAGGTGGTCACGTATCGGCTCGCTGATGGCGCGCTCGACCACCTTGCGAGTCTGATCTCGCCCAGGGACTGA
- a CDS encoding NUDIX hydrolase translates to MEWKNLGEKAVYENPWFQVSLADVELPNGRHLDHFLIRQRPVALTAAINDKNEVLLLWRHRFITQTWGWGLPAGVVDDGESVIEAAAREMLEETGWRAGPLQHLMTVEPSNGLSDALHHIYWADGAEYVSHPVDDFESDRREWVPLKLVPDLVSRGEIRSANTVAALLLLHQMRESSRSC, encoded by the coding sequence ATGGAGTGGAAGAACCTCGGAGAGAAGGCCGTCTATGAGAACCCATGGTTCCAGGTGAGTCTCGCCGACGTCGAACTGCCTAATGGGCGGCATCTCGACCACTTCCTCATTCGGCAACGGCCAGTAGCCTTGACCGCGGCTATCAACGACAAGAACGAAGTTCTTCTGTTGTGGCGCCATCGATTCATTACGCAGACGTGGGGCTGGGGGCTTCCGGCAGGTGTTGTTGACGACGGGGAGAGCGTCATCGAGGCCGCCGCACGGGAGATGCTGGAGGAAACGGGGTGGCGCGCCGGTCCTCTGCAACACCTGATGACAGTCGAGCCGTCCAACGGGTTGTCGGATGCGCTGCATCACATCTACTGGGCGGATGGCGCCGAGTACGTGAGTCATCCGGTGGACGATTTCGAGTCGGACCGCCGCGAGTGGGTGCCACTCAAGCTCGTCCCCGACCTGGTCAGCCGTGGCGAGATCCGGTCTGCCAATACAGTGGCCGCGTTGCTGCTTCTTCACCAGATGCGAGAAAGCTCACGCAGCTGCTGA
- a CDS encoding helix-turn-helix transcriptional regulator: MAIKRTRLAQERKAAGLSQERLAEILGVDRSTIGRWETGITEPQPSLRPKLAEALSVSISDLRAMLNGREGTAAPDPVGGVELTDTFSSRASGSEALVLVDARRHYERMYRTSGGLPAKVQLERFLNEHAAPLLNGGINNRPDVLGAMGSLVALAGICAYDCEFYGAAQRHFDHALKLADSSGDRRFGAYVYALMVNQSLALKDFRQAIDHVEAATTYAAGQISPALGADLRAMQSNAHAYMGERQPAYAAISQAESAAARIRYDEEPPETSYIQTGLIEAKLGEALINLGDLDPAFDYAQKSLDADDHPRGRVNRLASMATLELKARDIEHASTLTIEMVRNAEGMESRRLHSRFRELRIGLNNSRASVGSDAVDRLDRVLNIFPW, encoded by the coding sequence ATGGCGATCAAGCGCACAAGGCTGGCTCAGGAGCGGAAAGCTGCTGGCCTCAGTCAGGAGCGCCTGGCAGAAATCCTGGGCGTCGACCGGTCCACCATTGGTCGGTGGGAAACCGGCATCACCGAGCCCCAGCCATCGCTGCGCCCCAAGCTGGCCGAAGCCCTGAGCGTCAGCATCAGCGATCTCAGAGCGATGCTCAATGGCCGGGAAGGAACAGCCGCTCCCGACCCGGTCGGCGGCGTTGAACTGACCGACACGTTTTCATCGAGAGCAAGCGGTTCTGAAGCGCTAGTACTCGTTGATGCCCGTCGGCACTACGAGCGGATGTACCGCACTTCGGGCGGTCTTCCGGCAAAGGTGCAGCTTGAACGCTTCCTGAATGAGCATGCTGCACCCCTCCTCAATGGAGGAATCAACAACCGCCCAGATGTCCTCGGTGCGATGGGCTCCCTCGTCGCGTTGGCTGGTATATGTGCCTATGACTGCGAGTTCTACGGCGCAGCCCAGCGGCATTTTGATCACGCATTGAAGTTGGCGGATTCATCCGGCGACCGCCGCTTCGGCGCATATGTTTATGCGTTGATGGTGAACCAGTCGCTTGCCCTCAAGGACTTCCGTCAGGCGATCGATCATGTGGAGGCGGCAACCACCTACGCGGCGGGTCAGATTTCACCCGCCCTCGGGGCAGATCTTCGAGCGATGCAGTCCAACGCACATGCCTATATGGGGGAGCGTCAGCCAGCGTACGCCGCAATCTCTCAGGCAGAGTCGGCGGCTGCACGCATTCGTTACGACGAAGAACCACCCGAGACGAGCTATATCCAGACCGGCCTCATCGAGGCAAAACTTGGCGAGGCACTAATCAACCTGGGCGACCTCGATCCCGCTTTTGACTACGCACAGAAGTCGTTGGATGCCGACGATCATCCGCGGGGACGGGTCAATCGGTTGGCTTCAATGGCCACCCTCGAACTGAAGGCGCGCGATATCGAACACGCCTCCACTCTCACCATCGAGATGGTTCGGAATGCAGAGGGAATGGAATCACGCCGCCTGCATTCGCGTTTCAGAGAACTGCGGATCGGGCTCAACAATAGTCGCGCAAGCGTCGGCTCCGACGCAGTCGACCGACTCGATCGCGTTCTAAATATTTTCCCGTGGTAG